CAAGCTATTAAGGATATTATAAGTAGGCCAAAGGccgtaaataaataatatagcaCAAGGGCGGCCATGCATACAGGTGTTAACGTAGCAGTAAATCAGCATGTAAATACCTTGATAGTAGTTCCGCACAATCAGCAGCCATTTGACAGTCTTCTTAGATCCTCCCGTGACGTGCAGAATTCCACCATTTTACCATTCagtttattgtaattatttgctttcttaattttttgtatattctGTATTTAATTTTCGGGATTCTTTTAGACACTACTATTGTAAAGAATagttattttaatagaattctcTCAAGTGGTCTTGGGCAATTTTTGAACCAAGTCGTTTACGAAAACTTTCTACAGGTACTCATGTAAGCTAGTGACAGTTTCAATTTCGTTAGCGCAAgggtatatacatatatatatttatatatatatatatatatatatatatgcgagTGTTTTCTTTCTCCATATGCATCCGATCATCTGGTACCATTGAATGATTGAAATATGTTCCAGCTTAATTTACACTGAGAAAGAGGCCGGCATGAATTAGGTAATTATCATCGACCTACTCAATGTATATATTCATCAGAGATGAAAGTTTGGAAGAGGAGAATAGTCAAACCAGCAAGCACGATGTCGCTAGCAGCACAGCAAGGCTCATAACGCTAGTCCaccaattttctttatttattaaatttcgaATATCTTATGCGTCGGCAGGGGCAACTAGGAATTTTATGTTGGAAGGCCAACTGACATACATTAAGTTCTAGTAGTCTCTCTTTATAATAAGTAAGCGTGCATTATCAAAGACTTTAAAAATGGCTGGTTAGTATCTAGAGAGTAGATAAGATGGTTTgagatgaaatatgaaattagttaaaaaaagtattgttagaatgtcattttttaatattattattgtttttggatttgaaaaagttgaattgtttattatattttgtgtaaaaatttagaaaagttgtaataatgaaataaaagaaaatgaaatacttcctaaatccaaacgaggcccaagtaaaaaatcaatattttatgttcaaaatCGATCAAATAATAAAGCCAACATTGCTCGACAAATACATCATAAAATTAGTATAAGCAAAGGATAAGAATTAATTAAGTGGGATGTCCATATTCTAGCATGTATTTtgaaataagtaaaattttatacatctgTCATATAGCCATTACCAATTAACTACGTACATATCATATAACTATGTACATATATAACTTTTAGGTTTGATTCAAAATGGAAATCATTAGTCTCAATCACATGGAGACAACCTCACTAAACATCGAAGGGATCCCAAATATCTAGAGAAAATGGAGCAAACACATCAGTTCGGCGGCCGCCAAAAATGTTAGGAATGAGCGACATGTCTTGAAACCTTGAGAGTATGTAAAGATATCTTGAGGaagaactaattaattaaagagagaGCTTTGATCGATGGATGATCAATTTCGCGATGAACACGAGAGGAGCGAGAGCACTGTATATATAGATGCTGAAAGAGGGTTCTGGATTCTCCATTAATAAAGATGTggatgaaaaaggaaaaagaatgaaaCTTCTGGTATTCTCGTTCTCTTAACAGGCATGACGCACGTCGCCATCAATGGAGTAGAATTGCAAAACGAAATGAGGGGGTGCCATCCCTTTCAGATGCGGCTATTTTGAATGGATCGAAGATGAAATTTTGTGTAGATTTTcgatagaaaaaaaattcttgtaaGCGATTTCGTACACCAAATcgtgtattaatattaaatgtaagacattcttttatttatttctgtaataaaaaaaagttacgtAAGTGTTGGTATGCAGTTTGGTGTGCCAAACCGCTTGTATCTAGCAAATCCCTTTCAGATAAGGGTATTATTGTAATTCTTCATTGTTGACACATAAACAGGACTGTAGAGGAGTCCCTGTTCGAGACTGTACGTAGAATTACTCATTCGACAAATACATCATAAAAGCATAAGCTAGCAAAGGATAAGAATTaattaagaaacaaattaaaattaaacatttttgtTGCATTTAAGATTGAATGTAGTAAAGCTAGCTtctataaggaaaatgatagaggtTCTACCCTCttactactcattttatatttgatttttttttaattttttattttacttaatggataagaaagtgactattagtaaaattatatatttttttaattttttcttgatggttaatgatgttaaaaaaaatacttaaaaaaatgataaaaaaaaataaaaaacttaaaatgaactatgagtagtaaatgggtagtaatAAGGTAGtaagtaaccctatcactacccctTCTATAATATAGATAGTAATAGCTATGAGATTTGTTGCCTTCACTTCTAATTGTTAACTCGACGGTAGCATAGATGATACTAAcaatatcaaacaaaataagCTATCTAATAGAAGACTTAAAACGAAAAGTGTAactaaataggaaaaatgaagttgtaaatttaccaaatatataacttgtaaaaagaaatcgaaatattttcttagatattatgagatgtgaaaaaataaataaatatatcaatgtGATCAGACTGTGAGATTTATTGatgacaaacatatatatatatatatatatatatatataggtgcaaGTATGAAAAAATTgctgagaaaataaaagaaacctGGAAAACTAATTAGTATTAAGTGAGAATTTGTAGTTGATCTGCCCCTGTGTCGGTCTTGTGATTTATATTTCTATAATGGGGAAAACTGCTAACATGATCAATTATAAGTTGTTCTCTTTAAACAATTTGAGTTCTTATCTCTCCAGTAAGAACCCATGCCagattaattttacttaattggcttaatattgttatagacaGCAGTTACTAGCTTGTTCGAATTACtgattaatatattttcaattacaAGATGGCATGCAGAGACAGGATTGACAAGCCAAGCTAAATTCTTGAGAATCTCATGAGATTCTTAGTAAAATgatcgatcatatatatatatatatatagcagatgAGGAATATGACGAGTTTATTGGCCTATTTGATTTAacaaatatttagtaaaatgatttaaCAAACAAGCTGTAATACTTTATTTCCTATAGCAACGAATTACCTAAAGATCAACAACTTCGTTATAACTCATCATGTCctgtagaaatttaaataaattgtcATAGGCAGGCAGCTAATTATTCTTCGGGCATATTTCGAACCAATATTATTAAATGGAGCTCGCTACAATCAATTTAATTAGACATCAATGGTAAGCTATATAGTactataaaatttagaaatgagtAATGCTGCATATAATTGTGGAGTGTGCGAACCCCGTGCAGTCATTTTGGAAAAAAGTAGGGTTTActattaaagaattaattttattttcatataggttttatatttattcactttttttaaaatgattatgcgGCGCTTATACACTTATGACTGCAACGATTTTTTTTTGGACCCAGGTAGGGGGGCTGTTTTGTTGGGCTGTGATATATGGAGTTATGCAATTAGGAATCAAACTGCCCTCTTTTCGGTTTTTCAATGAAGGGAAGAAGAATATTACATCAAGTTCAAGCCCAAAATTATGAGATTGATACTAGGCCTCCGCAAATTTTGACATAACTCAAGCGCGACTTTGAGATTAACATAACACGTAATTCGCGATCATAGGCTAAAACTTAAAGAGTTTGATCCGTTTCATAAGATATGTTAGCTTAGGTTGATTAATTGATTAATATACCAACCAAACCTAACATATAAAGAGTAAAGAATTTTTCTCACGACTCACAAACTTGATATAGACAGATTAACAACCTAGAGATGTTGAGTCttatccatttaattaaataaaaaaacttaaaattaattcaaatgcaatccaaatttaatttaatacgcTTCGAATATAACCTAATAATACGAGTCGACAGCCCTAATAAGCTAATGATAGAGCTTAGCAAGtaaatgaagagaaaataataagaaaaagaagaaccACTTGGATGTGGGGACAAAGCATGAATCAAGGGCTTGGACTCCAAAGAATGATATCCATAGCACTGCAGACGCATTAGCGAGGGACAGGGGCCCAATTGCCAAATGAATTCGCTATTCCAAATTAATTACCGTGTCCACAGTTTGGGCTCTGACTAAATTGGTATATATACCTTGcactttttttactattattttattatttaattttctttttattctttgaatctaaattaaaaatttcaaaacatgaatttttgcataatttaaaaaaataaattcaatataagccaatttatataaaattaaatttatttttaattaaattatataattaagttaattaattatttttttaaaattatataagaattaCATGCtttaagatttttaatctaAAGTCAAATggtattataataataataataataattgacagtgaaatagtaataaaaaatatataaaaatatcattacccTTTTTTATTTACGCCCGGTTGATTGGGCTAGATCCCCATGTATGAAGAGCAGattcaatataataaaaaattatattgaattatTACACAATCGGCCTACGTGGCACtgcaatataataaaaaaaattaataatcttttggtctttattgaaattattttattgttatatgaCATGTCATATAAGCAATTTTTTTGGCATAATTGTGTGTAAAAATTCCCTCTATCATTACTCGAAATCAATTGGGCTATCATTACTAGTAGCCTAATATTTGGGCCAGATATTGAATTTCTCTTGGAGCCTTAACAGAAGTTGCAGGGTTTCAAAAACACCAATTATAAAAGCCCAAGATCTAATGGTACAAAAGTGGGCCTACAAATGCCGTGCGCTGCTACTTCGGGGAGGAAGATGAGACAACGAGATGTCGGCGGCTTGTCCGGCTTCGGCTAGGAAATTTTACCCACATTAGTCCCCATGTCTTTTCATCCCGACACGTATTTGTCCAATAAAAATTGACCTCCTTTATGTTCGTTCAAGcctcaaatttcaaattgaaatagaAATGCATGGCATTCGTTAATCTATGTTTCCACAAAGCTAAAGGAAATTCATGGGTGTACTGGGTCTGGGTGGCTAGTAGGTACTCGAGAAGTGCGTAGAAAATAAAGGATTAGAAAAATCTTGGGCAAACATTCAAAATCTAACTCTATTTTTCCAAATTACAGCCCAATTAAGTGTCAAATCAGTCTTTCACGTCTATCATTAATGTTTTTCTTAGCATAAAATCTCATTCTGGATCcgaattttcatctcatttaaattAGGCAGTGACAATGGGCCCATAAGCAGTCCCCATTCCGCAGAGAAAGGGAGAATATGCTTGGCCTATTCCAAGGATACTTCAGTGCAGTCTGCAGACGGTCGAGGATAATCACATGATTCTCATACAGATAAAGCCGAACGAGTAACAGTCATATAGGAGGATTTAACTTTTAAGTGGCTTTTGCTGTCCGACAAGAGGGGAAAAAATCTTGACATCTACGAATAAAGAAATAGCAAGAGGCCAGGAAGGACGACAAGAGCTGAAGTCGAAGTTCAATTAATAAAGCAGTATTTGTTCTCCATCTAAAAGATTATGGCTAAATTCAACTTCTTACAGGATCTTATTTTGCTTTTTAACTCCTATTTTCTCAAAcgattctctcttttttatttatttttttattttttataaacaatctttgctgttttttttttttttttttgttggttgtttgcTAGTTTTGGGAAAGGGtaatgatagagttactactttattactatctatttactatttatagttcattttaagttttttttttatttttttatcattttcttttaagtattttttttaatatccttaactattaaaaaaaaatttaaaaatatataattttactaatagtcacttctttaatcattaagtaaaataaaaaattaataaaatataaaatataaaataaatagtaaatgagtagtaagagaataataaccctatcattttcctttaataaaagCTACCTGCGAAAGTATAGCCGAAATAGtgacccttttctttttcttaaattgtAACTCCATATATAGATCAAGGACTCAAGCAAGGTGTTGCATCTAGGCtcaatttatagatatatatatatatatatataaatatatatatatatactaggtcggAACAAcatgcaaagcacgtttgcctagttcgGTAAAAACATCGATATTTATaaaacattagtttataatgtaACATAATCCATAATCCAACACATATttacaaaaccaacaaaaatatcagTTCATAATATGagtcatttgatatttttactatGATGCATCATTTTGTGTCGTCTTGTACTGCATCAATAGAGACGATATTGAAATTTTTGTGTTCCTGCTGGTTGAGTCGATTAGGGTCTGCTAAAAGTTCGATCATCCATTCTTTTTGCGAAACTTCTGCTACAAGATTTTCAATATATGGCAAATGCTCCTGCAAAGAACATTTTTAATAAGCTtctatgattaataaaaatttaaagaacagatacatgaaaaattaatataaaactcaatgtGGTCATAGATAATGCAGTAAACATGTCGAAAATTCTAAGATGAACTTTTTTACTCACAACGATAAATTtaatggaaaataagaaaacatacatCACCAGTGTGATTCATAAGTTCAACTGCCGAACAACCGAATGCTTGTTctacaacttcaccaaacataatAGCAGATAGTCTTCATGTACCATCGTCGAGTTCAACATATGCTCGACAACTATAAATTTGATAGAAATGTCATTTTAAGTTAGAATCAACAAAAgctatacattaaatctatcatataaattatcaaataaaacaaaaaatttgaaagatacataCCGTGGTTGAGAAATGCTTTGGTATTTACAATGGTAATAAATGAATGTATCATTGTAATCATACCTAGTTCCTTTATTGCAGTCAATAcatgacatataaaaaaatatctggcgCAAGTCAACTACAATTATCTTTGCCTTTATCCAAAATTTTGCTTTCTACATTAcattagaaacaattttttaggtgaattgattgtataaatatttgaatctGTTACAAAGAATACGATTTTACCTGCATGGGTTGTAAACTTTTAATGAACTCAGCAACATCACAGTTCTTGATGATTTCTCGAATATCAACAGAAGATAGAGATGTTGATGGGTATGTCAAGCATTTTGCAATAATTCTCTCAAGTAATAAGTCATTAATCACCgcccttaaaattcataaaaacaaatgcaacataaaaaataaaaatatggagatttcaatattcaaatggcatgaaacaaataatgatttatatttgtGATAATTACCACTCTTGCAATGAAGTTGCCTCAGGAAGAGCAGGATTGatcataaatttactttttaaacgcGATGAAAGAGACAATCCTTCATTGGAAATAAAGATCATGATTAATGtaagcatatataatataaaagaaaatataagactgttaattattaaaaataccattataaGAACCAACCCTTATTCTTGTTCCAAGTATAACTGGCTTTGAGCCAATTATTTCTGAGATTTTTTTGCATTCATCTTGCACAAATTGACCCCACATAGTTAAACTTATAGGGTTTAAGCtacaaaattggaataaaaaaagaattaacagaatatgtaaaaaataaagaatgaaaataattctaaaagagtGAACTatctaaaagatatttttacctttgatcGATAACATAGATTTCCTGAATAGTTGTCGGTCCATGTGCCGAAGTTATCTCTCTACATGGTTTGATATGAATTGCAACAGCCAAAACATCTgacaaataagatttaaatttttaatagatcGATAATTAAAGattctaaaataaagagtaaattACCTATTTCTGCAATTGAGTTTTTGTAAGCGTCAAATTCGTTGAACGGAATGAGTTGGTACTTTGGTAGCTCCaattgttcttcatctttcGGAACTTTCTCAATTATCGTTCTTGAATTTAGGATCTATTGATATTCATGTGTTTCAATTCTATACCTTGGATCCAGCGGCCTCACATATGCATTACTAATGTAATATGACCAGAAAATATGTAAGGTATCATCTCGTGAGTCAATATCTTTATCGAACATTGTCGCTTGCACTCGATTTCCCTGTacagtataagaaattgaaatgaacaatttatggaaaaaaaattgtaatgaataattgagtataataattttttttattttaaattgttttcgggttttaaaaaaataatattttttaaatgtgttacaATAAGAGAACTAAATGAAAGAAACATcatcaatatttatataatatgaaaagatttagaaaatcaaatataaaaagatccAACGAattagtagtaaaaaaaaaaaaacaaaatttaatagaTAGGATGCAAgaataacaaaatcatttacaagtttttagtacacgaaaaaaacaaaagacaatagAAAGAAGTAATTAATATACCTCTGGATCAATCAATGTTAGACTTTGGTACTTCACTGGCGAGCGTTGGCCTGTTCGTTTGGGTGACTTGTCAGCCatgatcattttcattttctaattccTTGTATTTGGAGTGATATCTTTTATTGATGTATAAATAGTCCGCATCTTTAAAGCTGTTcatatacaaaaatatcaaacgtgtaagaataataaatccaataataaatttaaaaagaaaattgcaaagagaattaaaaaattcaataaatatttcaagactacaatactaaaaatacagaacaaataattcaattaaatatgtaattttgtataagtagttaaactcaaattatacaattgaatCATTACCTATATAACATTAATCTGAATATGCTAATCTTAATAATTctgtatacacaatattttttgtgcagttCTTTTCTGATAGTTCAGTCGACACTGGTCGTATTAAAACCCTTATTGTAGATGCAGTCTTAGCCCTTGATAAAGCCACATATAATTGaccatgtgagaaaacaggttgaggtaaatatatcccaacaaaatccaatgtttgcccttgtgacttatttatagtcattgcaAAGCTTAATCTGATAGGAAACTGGGTTCGTTTGAATGGAAAaccactattttcatcaacatttggCAAAAATGGGATTCTTGGAATAAATACTCTTTTTCCTCTATGGTGCCCAACTGCGATTTCCGCATCAATCACATTTCGATCAAAAGCCCGACAAATTAGGCGTGTTCCGTTGCATAGTCCTTCTAAAggattaatgtttctaagcagTATGATGGGACAGTTTATCTTCAGTAACAATTCATGAGGAGGAAGTCCATTTGGGGtcaaagtatttaaaaaatcctCCATGACTGATTGTTCAGATGCATCTATTGCTTCATCAAAGCTATAATATCGCCTAAGCTCACCAGGAAACCTATGAATTAGTAATGCATTTATTTCCTCAACATAACTGTTCTTTGGTGTTAATATGGCCCGATTCGTCAtagctgaaatatttattgaatatccATGAATATCATGGAAAACAGCATCTATTAAATGATTCAAAGAAGTGCAGTCATCTTCATATGGAACAAGCATGCCATCAGgaatttttatagtttcatcAACTGTGATTGGTGGCATTCCGTTGCCTAATTCTAACaaatattctgaaaaaactGGATCCAATCTTGCTCGCATATTTTCAGTCAAATGAAGCTTGATCAATGTAGGCCACAAATAGGAAGAAACCAAATTGGAGTCAACTTGTTGTTGTCTTGTTCCTTTACGAACCACAGGTAAAACCTGGcgaaaatctccacaaaaaacGACAACTTTTCCACCGAATGTTAACTCTGAGTCATTAATGTCTCGTAACATTTTATCTAATGCTtcgatgtgttgttttcttgacaTGGGAgcctcatcccatataattaactttGCTACACGTAGTAGCTTTGCAAGGGCACTTTGTTTACTGACACGACACATGCTATGTTCATCAGTATCCAGTGGAATCTTAAAGCGCGAGTGTGCTGTTCGACCTCCAGGAAGGATAGATGCTACAATACCAGATGAAGCAGTTGCAAGTGccactaattttcttgatcttactGCGGCGAGAAGTGTCTTGTACAAGAATGTCTTCCCTGTACCCCTGGGCCATCAACAAAGAATGTAGcagctctatttgaaaaaacagCACCCAAAACTGAATTATAGGCATATCGTTGTTCACTATTAAGGGCTTCTGATACAGCAATATCTTCTGTTGGAATTTCAACAGCCAATTCATCGTCAATTTCCCTAGATTCGAATTGGTCTTCATCGAAACAAATGTTGTCATCAAGAAGATAGAACGAATTAATATCTTTTCCCATTGATTCAAGTGTAAATGAGATTGAACGCAAAACTTGCCTTCTTACATTGAACATAGAATCTTCAGTTGACCTAAAATCAAGTGACATATCTTGTTCAAAACGTTCCCAAAGTTCTCTTGGATTGGTTGGATTACAATAAACTAATATAGTGGCAAATGGTCATCTCAAACTGACGGCATTTGATATAGAGATGCTTCATATAAACAATCTTCTAAGCTGTTGTCTCTCTGTAACAAACCGTGCATAGTTGCTGCGTCACGAAATGTTGGAGCCACAACACCATCAACTGTCCTAAGATCTTCAAATGACAAAGGTCCTCTGACATGATTTAACAATATCCGTAGATAATACCTCtcaccttcaaatggatttgctgtaacaattcgacctataacagttttcttcTTCCGACAAGTCCACTCTTTATATTGTTGGCTCCAAACATAGAATTCTGGAAATTCTTTGTACAACAACGTCCTGGCATTCTCATCCACTCGGTTTAGTGCAAAGAATTCTGTTAACATCGATTTTGCAGACCGATCAGAGTTGAGAACATTGATTAAGTCGTCATTTGATCGAAAAGTTACTTGGTGTTGATCCTCAAGATGTAAATGTAAGTTATACACTGCTGGGTACATTTCATTAACAATGAaaccatatattctccacattgCTTCAGGTGGCGCAATCCATCGAGCCGattgaaattgttggatttcattaatttgttgattttttgttcagaaatcaaattgaaagcaacacgatcatgccctttgtaaatgtatttataa
Above is a genomic segment from Juglans microcarpa x Juglans regia isolate MS1-56 chromosome 1D, Jm3101_v1.0, whole genome shotgun sequence containing:
- the LOC121247218 gene encoding uncharacterized protein LOC121247218 yields the protein MWRIYGFIVNEMYPAVYNLHLHLEDQHQVTFRSNDDLINVLNSDRSAKSMLTEFFALNRVDENARTLLYKEFPEFYVWSQQYKEWTCRKKKTVIDLRTVDGVVAPTFRDAATMHGLLQRDNSLEDCLYEASLYQMPSTEDSMFNVRRQVLRSISFTLESMGKDINSFYLLDDNICFDEDQFESREIDDELAVEIPTEDIAVSEALNSEQRYAYNSVLGKTFLYKTLLAAVRSRKLVALATASSGIVASILPGGRTAHSRFKIPLDTDEHSMCRVSKQSALAKLLRVAKLIIWDEAPMSRKQHIEALDKMLRDINDSELTFGGKVVVFCGDFRQVLPVVRKGTRQQQVDSNLVSSYLWPTLIKLHLTENMRARLDPVFSEYLLELGNGMPPITVDETIKIPDGMLVPYEDDCTSLNHLIDAVFHDIHGYSINISAMTNRAILTPKNSYVEEINALLIHRFPGELRRYYSFDEAIDASEQSVMEDFLNTLTPNGLPPHELLLKINCPIILLRNINPLEGLCNGTRLICRAFDRNVIDAEIAVGHHRGKRGNRVQATMFDKDIDSRDDTLHIFWSYYISNAYVRPLDPSLNPISLTMWGQFVQDECKKISEIIGSKPVILGTRIRVGSYNGLSLSSRLKSKFMINPALPEATSLQEWAVINDLLLERIIAKCLTYPSTSLSSVDIREIIKNCDVAEFIKSLQPMQEHLPYIENLVAEVSQKEWMIELLADPNRLNQQEHKNFNIVSIDAVQDDTK